One genomic window of Cloacibacillus sp. An23 includes the following:
- the gltA gene encoding NADPH-dependent glutamate synthase, translating to MAVTFSKWKTPIKEQDPEIRRSNFGEVCLGYTLEEGRTEAGRCLQCKTKPCVAGCPVKIDIPAFIKCIKEGDMAGAAAIMDQYTNLPAVCGRVCPQESQCEGKCTVGKMKDFEPVAIGKLERLVADWKYAQENMEAKPYEGEKKGRVAVVGSGPSSLTVAGDLAKMGYEVKIFEALHAAGGVLIYGIPEFRLPKKIVKMEIEAMQKLGVDIETNVVVGKTITMQEIMQEYDACYIAVGAGAPHFQGVPGTTLNGVYSASEYLTRINLMHGYEFPKFDTPAKKAHKVVVIGGGNVAMDAARSAKRLGAEEVTVVYRRSLAELPARIEEYHHAVEEGIVFNWLTNPTEYVDDGNGSLKGVKCIKMELGEPDASGRRRPVPVEGSEFFIEADCAIEAIGQGSNKVLLSTFPEMKLNKWGYIEADPVTGATSVPGVFAGGDIVTGAATVILAMGAGKEAAVAIDKYITEKKAAK from the coding sequence ATGGCTGTAACATTCTCGAAGTGGAAGACCCCCATTAAAGAGCAGGACCCGGAAATCCGCAGGAGCAATTTCGGCGAAGTCTGCCTCGGCTACACGCTCGAAGAGGGACGGACCGAAGCAGGACGCTGCCTCCAGTGCAAGACGAAGCCATGCGTCGCGGGCTGCCCAGTTAAGATAGACATTCCGGCTTTCATCAAGTGCATCAAAGAGGGCGACATGGCCGGCGCCGCCGCGATAATGGATCAGTACACGAACCTTCCCGCCGTCTGCGGCCGCGTCTGCCCGCAGGAATCGCAGTGCGAGGGCAAGTGCACCGTCGGCAAGATGAAGGACTTCGAGCCCGTCGCTATAGGAAAGCTCGAGCGCCTCGTCGCCGACTGGAAGTACGCGCAGGAGAACATGGAAGCGAAGCCCTATGAAGGCGAGAAAAAGGGCAGGGTGGCCGTCGTCGGCTCCGGCCCGTCGAGCCTCACAGTCGCGGGCGACCTCGCGAAGATGGGGTATGAAGTCAAGATATTCGAAGCCCTCCACGCCGCCGGCGGAGTCCTTATCTACGGCATCCCCGAGTTCCGTCTTCCGAAGAAAATCGTTAAAATGGAAATCGAAGCCATGCAGAAACTCGGCGTGGACATTGAGACCAACGTAGTCGTCGGCAAGACGATAACGATGCAGGAGATCATGCAGGAATACGACGCCTGCTACATCGCGGTCGGAGCCGGCGCACCGCACTTCCAGGGCGTCCCAGGAACGACGCTCAACGGCGTCTACTCCGCTTCCGAGTACCTTACCCGCATCAACCTCATGCACGGCTACGAGTTCCCGAAGTTCGACACGCCCGCCAAGAAGGCGCATAAGGTCGTCGTCATCGGCGGCGGCAACGTCGCTATGGACGCGGCGCGCTCCGCGAAGCGCCTCGGCGCGGAAGAAGTGACGGTAGTCTACCGCCGCTCGCTCGCAGAGCTCCCAGCGCGTATCGAAGAGTATCATCACGCCGTCGAAGAGGGCATCGTCTTCAACTGGCTCACGAACCCGACCGAATATGTCGACGACGGCAACGGCTCGCTCAAGGGCGTCAAGTGCATCAAGATGGAGCTCGGCGAGCCCGACGCTTCCGGACGCCGCCGCCCCGTCCCCGTCGAGGGAAGCGAGTTCTTCATCGAAGCCGACTGCGCCATCGAAGCCATCGGACAGGGTTCCAACAAGGTCCTTCTCTCCACCTTCCCCGAGATGAAGCTCAACAAGTGGGGCTACATCGAGGCCGACCCCGTAACCGGCGCGACCTCCGTCCCCGGCGTATTCGCCGGCGGAGACATCGTAACCGGCGCGGCCACCGTCATCCTCGCTATGGGCGCGGGCAAAGAGGCCGCCGTCGCGATCGACAAGTACATCACGGAAAAGAAAGCCGCGAAGTAA
- a CDS encoding sulfide/dihydroorotate dehydrogenase-like FAD/NAD-binding protein, which produces MFKIVSKQKIAPKEFDMWVEAPRIASHAKAGQFVVLRVNETGERIPLTIADHCEEKGQIRLVFQVVGKSTAALSRLEPGDAILDISGPLGTPSEVEKYGTVLMVGGGVGIAALYPIIKALKLQGNKVITILGGRTSSLVVMKEECAKYSDELIVTTDDGSEGMKGVVTDAMKLVIERGEKVDRCWCIGPSIMMKFGTKAAKELGLPIWVSLNPLMVDGTGMCGCCRVTVDGKIFFACVDGPEFDGHKVNWDEFMSRMRQYKDEEKISMDKYIEEVGEETWL; this is translated from the coding sequence ATGTTCAAAATAGTATCAAAGCAGAAGATCGCGCCTAAGGAGTTCGATATGTGGGTCGAAGCTCCGCGCATCGCAAGCCACGCGAAGGCCGGGCAGTTCGTCGTTCTGCGCGTGAACGAAACTGGCGAGAGAATTCCTCTCACCATAGCCGACCACTGCGAGGAAAAGGGACAGATCCGTCTCGTCTTCCAGGTCGTCGGCAAGTCCACTGCGGCTCTTTCGCGCCTCGAACCCGGCGACGCGATCCTAGACATATCAGGCCCGCTCGGCACGCCCAGCGAAGTCGAGAAATACGGCACGGTCCTCATGGTCGGCGGCGGCGTCGGAATAGCGGCACTCTACCCGATCATCAAGGCCCTCAAGCTGCAGGGCAACAAGGTCATCACGATCCTCGGCGGGCGCACCTCGAGCCTCGTCGTCATGAAAGAAGAGTGCGCCAAGTATTCCGATGAACTCATCGTCACGACCGACGACGGCTCCGAGGGCATGAAGGGCGTAGTCACCGACGCTATGAAGCTCGTAATCGAACGCGGAGAGAAGGTAGACCGCTGCTGGTGCATCGGCCCATCCATCATGATGAAGTTCGGTACGAAGGCCGCGAAAGAGCTAGGCCTCCCGATATGGGTATCGCTCAATCCGCTCATGGTGGACGGCACCGGAATGTGCGGCTGCTGCCGCGTCACGGTCGACGGCAAGATATTCTTCGCCTGTGTCGACGGCCCCGAGTTCGACGGACACAAGGTCAACTGGGACGAGTTTATGAGCCGCATGCGCCAGTACAAGGACGAGGAAAAGATTTCTATGGACAAGTACATTGAAGAAGTAGGTGAAGAGACATGGCTGTAA
- a CDS encoding glutaredoxin domain-containing protein produces MEVKVYSTPSCPWCVRVKEYLSGLGVPYTNVNIAEDRASAMELVKKTKQIGVPVTFIGDKFVVGFNEPELEALLKENGLIA; encoded by the coding sequence ATGGAAGTAAAAGTGTATTCGACGCCTTCCTGCCCGTGGTGCGTAAGGGTAAAGGAATACCTCTCCGGCCTCGGAGTGCCCTATACGAACGTGAACATAGCGGAAGACAGGGCCTCGGCCATGGAGCTCGTCAAGAAGACGAAGCAGATCGGTGTGCCGGTGACTTTCATCGGAGATAAATTCGTCGTCGGCTTCAACGAGCCGGAGCTTGAGGCGCTGCTTAAGGAGAACGGGCTTATAGCGTAG
- a CDS encoding glucose-6-phosphate isomerase, whose product MDKISFSFGAAFGRSAADWCSLRAKYEAAALEAQSWINGTPFGTEGHGWMALPDCSVAQVDETAEWLRGYDSVIQVGIGGSALGNLMLNQALLDGFYNETEAKPKFYLADNPDPDKTRSIWERVKDGKVALVGVSKSGSTAETMTQFLWYRDEMLKKGQSDRDILVITDPEKGIFRAFAKDSECRVMELPASVGGRYSVLCPAGLVTAAALGIDAAALLRGAGAMRDFVSKETDFAKNPAMRLAALHMTHAEERRPMSVLMPYSSKMAYFAEWYAQLWAESLGKEGKGTTPVRALGSIDQHSQVQLYTEGPDDKFFTLISIKDHGPEAVVPNIDHEALKPLEYLNGQGIGAMLNLEAKSTAAAIVKAGRPLVWIELEKLDEETVGALVFFYEYLTALTGRMMGVNPFDQPGVEQGKKYTYGLMGRSGYEKDAEEVGEWFAKITADSVEAVYKELRAGDETGIGDRK is encoded by the coding sequence ATGGATAAAATTTCATTCTCCTTCGGCGCGGCGTTCGGCCGAAGCGCCGCGGATTGGTGTTCGCTCCGCGCGAAGTACGAGGCGGCGGCGCTCGAGGCGCAGAGCTGGATCAACGGGACGCCGTTCGGGACGGAGGGCCACGGCTGGATGGCACTGCCCGATTGTTCCGTCGCCCAGGTCGACGAGACCGCGGAATGGCTGCGCGGCTATGACAGCGTCATTCAGGTCGGCATAGGAGGCTCGGCTCTCGGCAACCTGATGCTTAATCAGGCGCTTCTCGACGGCTTTTACAACGAAACTGAGGCAAAGCCGAAGTTCTACCTCGCGGACAATCCGGACCCGGACAAGACGCGCTCGATATGGGAGCGTGTGAAGGACGGAAAGGTCGCGCTCGTCGGAGTCAGCAAGTCGGGCTCAACGGCGGAGACTATGACGCAGTTCCTATGGTATCGCGACGAGATGCTGAAGAAGGGGCAGAGCGACAGAGATATACTCGTTATCACCGACCCTGAAAAAGGCATCTTCCGAGCTTTCGCTAAAGATTCCGAATGCCGCGTTATGGAGCTTCCCGCCTCAGTCGGAGGACGCTACTCGGTGCTTTGTCCGGCCGGGCTCGTCACGGCCGCAGCTCTCGGCATAGACGCCGCGGCGCTGCTGCGCGGCGCCGGCGCTATGCGCGATTTCGTATCCAAAGAGACGGACTTCGCCAAAAACCCGGCCATGCGTCTCGCCGCTCTGCACATGACGCACGCCGAGGAACGCCGCCCGATGTCAGTTCTCATGCCATATTCAAGCAAAATGGCATACTTCGCGGAATGGTACGCGCAGCTCTGGGCCGAGAGCCTGGGCAAAGAAGGCAAGGGGACGACGCCCGTCCGCGCGCTCGGCTCCATAGACCAGCACTCGCAGGTGCAGCTTTACACAGAAGGCCCCGACGATAAATTCTTCACGCTCATCAGCATAAAGGATCACGGCCCGGAAGCCGTAGTGCCTAACATAGATCACGAAGCGCTGAAGCCGCTCGAATATCTCAACGGTCAGGGTATAGGCGCGATGCTGAACCTCGAAGCGAAGAGCACCGCCGCCGCGATAGTCAAGGCTGGTCGCCCGCTCGTCTGGATAGAGCTTGAAAAGCTCGACGAGGAGACCGTCGGCGCGCTCGTCTTCTTCTACGAATACCTTACGGCGCTGACGGGCCGGATGATGGGCGTCAACCCGTTCGACCAGCCCGGAGTGGAGCAGGGCAAAAAATATACCTACGGCCTGATGGGCCGCTCCGGCTATGAAAAAGACGCCGAAGAAGTCGGCGAGTGGTTCGCGAAAATCACCGCTGACAGCGTCGAGGCGGTTTACAAGGAACTACGAGCCGGCGACGAAACGGGGATTGGAGACCGCAAATAA
- a CDS encoding sodium:solute symporter family protein, protein MPPLAYYLAAFAVYTISIILLTGQSFPMKESVRSFYLGNRAVPLWPTAATFCATWISPLSLVGFSMWYYRDGWVAFWSSVNGWMLGFLFFPFIVKRLRMARVMSMPEWLEKSCGDVRVRRLAAAAMIFLYTVYLVIQFRAFGVIVSYMLQIPQGFASTSLIYLFVLYTTFGGYPSVVRSDSLNLLLIIIGVSAAAYFALPGGFTLSDAAEVLRSESLRSPPETMSAAEIFSSFAVMLTWGFGVAANPQYAVRIIACRSRREAFRLLSAAPYIIGWIYLCVSFFVMVCRVCHPDIGVMEETLGFAVLGQFLPPFASMLLLVCVIASAVSTANSQLLLAACSLCYDLFPRRAPRGGVFGDERFLIANRAAVTVIASAALLLGTAELPGYMRLGSISWTLVAILYFYPLFTPRLVVREILFSVLLCAVAAQLFLIFVFGLEPEYAMLAVMAGEGLVFALRRRAREASDV, encoded by the coding sequence GTGCCGCCGCTCGCGTATTATCTCGCGGCTTTCGCCGTGTATACCATATCGATAATCCTTCTTACGGGGCAGTCTTTCCCGATGAAGGAGAGCGTCAGGTCGTTCTATCTTGGCAACCGCGCAGTTCCGCTGTGGCCTACTGCGGCGACTTTCTGCGCGACGTGGATCAGCCCGCTTTCTCTCGTCGGCTTCAGCATGTGGTATTACCGCGATGGATGGGTGGCATTCTGGTCGTCGGTCAACGGCTGGATGCTCGGCTTTCTCTTTTTCCCGTTTATTGTGAAGCGTCTGCGCATGGCGCGCGTCATGTCGATGCCTGAGTGGCTCGAGAAGAGCTGCGGCGACGTGCGCGTGCGCCGGCTCGCGGCGGCGGCGATGATTTTCCTCTACACTGTGTACCTCGTCATTCAGTTCCGCGCATTCGGCGTCATAGTCTCGTATATGCTTCAGATACCGCAGGGGTTCGCATCTACGTCGCTTATTTATCTTTTCGTGCTTTATACGACTTTCGGCGGCTATCCGTCGGTGGTCCGCAGCGATTCACTGAATCTTCTGCTGATAATCATAGGCGTGAGCGCTGCCGCTTACTTCGCTTTGCCCGGCGGCTTCACTTTGTCCGATGCCGCCGAGGTGCTGCGGAGCGAAAGTCTGCGCTCGCCGCCGGAGACTATGAGCGCGGCTGAAATTTTTTCAAGCTTCGCGGTCATGCTCACGTGGGGCTTCGGCGTCGCTGCCAACCCTCAGTACGCCGTTAGGATCATCGCATGCCGGAGCCGCCGCGAAGCTTTCCGTCTGCTGTCGGCCGCGCCCTATATAATCGGGTGGATATATCTGTGTGTGAGCTTTTTCGTCATGGTCTGCCGCGTCTGTCATCCCGACATCGGCGTCATGGAGGAGACGCTCGGATTTGCCGTTCTTGGGCAGTTTCTGCCGCCTTTTGCGAGTATGCTTCTTCTGGTATGCGTCATAGCTTCCGCCGTGAGCACGGCGAATTCGCAGCTTTTGCTCGCGGCCTGCTCGCTCTGCTATGATCTGTTTCCGAGGCGCGCGCCGCGCGGCGGCGTTTTCGGCGATGAACGCTTTTTGATCGCGAACCGCGCCGCAGTCACGGTGATAGCCTCGGCGGCTCTGCTGCTCGGCACGGCGGAGCTTCCGGGCTATATGAGGCTCGGTTCGATAAGCTGGACGCTCGTCGCCATTTTGTATTTTTACCCGCTTTTTACGCCGCGTCTCGTCGTCCGTGAGATTCTGTTCTCTGTGCTTTTGTGCGCCGTCGCGGCTCAGCTTTTTCTTATTTTCGTATTCGGCCTTGAGCCGGAGTACGCGATGCTCGCGGTGATGGCGGGCGAGGGTCTGGTATTCGCGCTGCGCCGCCGCGCGCGGGAGGCCTCCGATGTTTAG
- a CDS encoding sensor histidine kinase, translated as MFRRISLESLMKWIFLLIALSTAVLILGTRLYQSYAQKRESAAASAERLVRLLDMYDINYSEAVILEELGPYWRRCAAGEPPSLTVESGGRYYGFVPAPEAIYSDMVEEERYLILVGILGLIVAVELAVFLSYILTRPLRRLTRMCREIADGKPVRAPLALLSPSEFYELTASFNDMSAQLERWREVQRQLSRMDRLAALGAMISSLSHEIRNPLASMRIQADLLRDGIERFASGDFSGEDIGDAEEQIKVLGEEIDRLNNIVVQLLSFVRPRPAVLTPTKLDALLPWAGSMLGAQARKHGVRLTLKSTEPDVTVMADGESLRQIVMNLALNSIQAMEEGGGSLTVSVGLSPPSAGGGERGVITVADTGGGIPSGIEHRIFDPFFTTRKDGTGLGLSIVQRITENLGGELSLENSGGGAVFRIYFKLAERRMEQ; from the coding sequence ATGTTTAGACGCATAAGCCTCGAAAGCCTTATGAAATGGATATTCCTGCTGATCGCTCTTTCTACGGCGGTTCTGATTCTCGGCACGCGGCTTTATCAGAGTTACGCGCAGAAGCGGGAGTCGGCGGCGGCCTCAGCCGAACGTCTCGTGAGGCTGCTAGATATGTACGACATCAATTATTCCGAGGCGGTAATCCTTGAGGAGCTCGGGCCGTACTGGCGTCGGTGCGCCGCGGGCGAGCCCCCATCGCTGACGGTCGAGAGCGGAGGGAGGTATTACGGTTTCGTCCCTGCGCCCGAGGCGATCTACTCCGATATGGTGGAGGAGGAGCGCTATCTGATACTCGTCGGCATACTCGGCCTCATCGTCGCCGTCGAGCTCGCCGTGTTTCTCTCGTACATACTTACGCGCCCGCTCAGGCGGCTCACGCGTATGTGCAGGGAGATTGCGGACGGCAAGCCGGTGCGCGCGCCGCTGGCGCTTTTGTCGCCGTCGGAGTTTTACGAGCTTACCGCGAGTTTCAACGATATGTCGGCGCAGCTTGAGCGGTGGCGCGAGGTGCAGCGGCAGCTCAGCAGGATGGACAGACTTGCGGCCCTCGGAGCGATGATTTCCAGCCTTTCTCACGAGATACGCAATCCGCTCGCGAGCATGAGGATTCAGGCAGATTTGCTGCGTGACGGGATAGAGCGGTTCGCGTCCGGCGATTTCAGCGGCGAAGACATTGGCGACGCGGAGGAGCAGATAAAGGTCCTCGGCGAGGAGATAGACAGGCTGAACAACATCGTCGTGCAGCTTCTGTCCTTTGTCAGGCCGCGTCCCGCAGTGCTGACGCCGACGAAGCTCGACGCGCTTCTGCCGTGGGCCGGCTCAATGCTAGGCGCGCAGGCGCGGAAGCACGGAGTTAGACTGACGCTCAAAAGCACGGAGCCAGACGTGACTGTGATGGCGGACGGAGAGTCGCTGCGGCAGATTGTGATGAATCTCGCGCTCAATTCCATTCAGGCGATGGAGGAGGGCGGCGGAAGCCTCACCGTTTCCGTCGGGCTTTCGCCGCCCTCGGCCGGCGGCGGCGAAAGGGGCGTGATCACCGTCGCGGATACCGGCGGCGGCATACCGAGCGGGATAGAGCACAGGATATTCGACCCGTTCTTCACGACGAGGAAGGACGGCACGGGGCTCGGGCTCAGCATCGTACAGAGGATAACGGAAAATCTTGGCGGCGAGCTGTCGCTTGAGAACAGCGGCGGCGGAGCTGTATTCAGAATATATTTCAAGCTTGCGGAGCGGAGGATGGAACAATGA
- a CDS encoding sigma-54 dependent transcriptional regulator: MSIWIVDDETNLANGLKRAFERKGYDVECFSGVRELYDALNVSIPSLVFLDQCLPDGNGLDALPAVLKAAPRCKVVMMTAFGDSSLIVKAIRQGAYNYLDKPFPLDAAMNMAEHAFESIRLRSMSAPAYCDSNLLGSSPAMMKVRDALLKVAPYQETTVLLTGESGTGKEVAARMLHSASGCKGEFVAVNCSAIPEALLEAELFGYMKGAYTGADSDKPGLIEAAGGGTLFLDEIGDLPLSLQAKLFRFMDQRTVRPIGGTKEKKVNLKLICATCLDLEKKVRDGSFRKDLYFRISVIPLRLPPLRERGGGDIAELAAYFLENISRRMNKSAPELTDEVREAFASYPWPGNVRELRNTIERILILRSPDSPFVRLADLPAEMLECGAQPVSGGAERRGAGVSLGETLDGVERRLITEALSKCGGNKTQAAAELGISRFSLIRRMQRHGLE, from the coding sequence ATGAGCATCTGGATAGTAGACGACGAAACGAACCTCGCTAACGGCCTCAAACGCGCTTTTGAAAGAAAGGGCTACGACGTTGAATGTTTTTCCGGCGTGAGGGAGCTATACGACGCGCTGAACGTTTCTATACCGTCGCTGGTGTTCCTCGACCAATGCCTTCCCGACGGGAACGGGCTGGACGCGCTGCCTGCGGTGCTGAAGGCAGCGCCGCGCTGCAAGGTAGTAATGATGACGGCATTCGGCGATTCGAGTCTGATAGTAAAAGCGATCAGGCAGGGCGCGTACAATTATCTCGACAAGCCGTTTCCGCTGGACGCGGCGATGAACATGGCGGAACACGCTTTCGAGTCTATACGTCTGCGCAGTATGAGCGCCCCGGCCTACTGCGACAGCAATCTGCTGGGCTCGTCCCCCGCGATGATGAAGGTGCGCGACGCACTGCTCAAGGTCGCGCCGTATCAGGAGACGACAGTGCTGCTGACCGGCGAAAGCGGGACCGGCAAAGAGGTCGCGGCGCGGATGCTGCACAGCGCGTCGGGCTGCAAAGGCGAGTTCGTCGCGGTCAACTGCTCCGCGATACCCGAAGCGCTGCTCGAGGCGGAGCTTTTCGGCTATATGAAGGGCGCGTACACGGGCGCGGATTCCGACAAGCCCGGGCTTATCGAGGCGGCGGGCGGCGGAACGCTGTTTCTCGACGAGATAGGCGACCTGCCGCTGTCTCTTCAGGCAAAGCTCTTCCGCTTTATGGATCAGCGCACGGTCCGCCCGATAGGCGGGACGAAGGAGAAGAAGGTCAATCTTAAGCTGATATGCGCGACCTGCCTCGATCTTGAGAAAAAGGTGCGCGACGGCAGCTTCCGCAAGGACCTGTATTTCAGAATATCCGTCATACCGCTCAGGCTCCCGCCGCTTCGCGAACGCGGCGGCGGAGATATCGCCGAGCTTGCGGCCTATTTTCTGGAAAATATATCCAGGCGTATGAACAAGAGCGCGCCGGAGCTCACCGACGAAGTGCGCGAGGCGTTTGCGAGCTATCCGTGGCCCGGCAACGTGCGCGAGCTGCGCAACACGATAGAGAGGATTCTGATACTCCGCAGCCCGGACTCCCCGTTCGTGCGTCTCGCAGACCTTCCCGCCGAAATGCTCGAGTGCGGCGCTCAGCCTGTTTCCGGCGGCGCCGAGCGGCGCGGCGCCGGGGTGTCTCTCGGGGAGACGCTCGACGGCGTCGAGCGGCGGCTTATTACCGAGGCTCTTTCGAAATGCGGCGGCAACAAGACTCAGGCGGCTGCCGAGCTGGGCATTTCGCGCTTTTCTCTCATAAGGCGGATGCAGAGGCACGGCCTTGAATGA